The sequence ttcgcaaattggctgatgatgacacttaaaatgtgttgaaaccggtcccattaaacaggttgtaactactttttaccatcttattacggagtattgaaaggtggatcctaacctataatattgtacatcttatttctctattcaatacggaacaataatgaagtttttaactttaaattaaaaattgccttaagcaatcattgtatcgacaaggtggaaaataaataaatacttaattgtgaatctactaACGCTAGGTTGAACACATGCACGCTCCTTGCGAGGTCAGGAAATATGCATgggcctcccgtacagctgcttaggtctagGAGAGTAGAAACATCGCTGGACGGTCTGGTTTTGTAAGAAAGACCCTGTATCACTGTCTCAATGCAGAAAcaaaggttgaaattctatggacatctgGTAAAAATGGACAAGAGCTGATTGACGAAGAAGATCTTTAAGTACATAGTAGGATGGAAGACTACAACatagtgggtggaagaggtaaagaGGGATGCTGAGAAAGTTGGAGTTACAGCAGATGAGATCAACAACAGAGAGGATTTATTTCAGAAGCTGAATTGACAACCTCATGACATTcaaagagaaaccactaaaatgtAAGACCAAATTCAAATTATCCGAGGAGCAGagaaagatcagaagtgaaagaatgaagagattttaggaGAAGCAGAAGAGACTGACCAGATAGCCTTAAGTTCTATGTAGTCCATAGCAGGCCAAAtttggatttaaaaaaataaaaaaaatggaatATTCAgtagctgggttgagtggctcagatggctgaggtgctggccttgtgaccccaacttggcaggttcgatcctggctcaatccggtggtatttaaaggtactcaaataccgCCTACACCagccttatgttggtagatttactggcacaataaagaactcctgcaggacaaaattccgacaactcggcatgtccaaaaaccataaaaaaagTTGTTTGTGGGGTGTAAAAACAATACATTATTATTGATTATTCAATGTAGTATGGTACCGGTATGGTATATTAAAAGGTAAGTTGAGACAAAGAAACTGGAAAGCAATATCTTACTATGCATAGACATTTTCCTCCTAATTTTATTCTCCAAAGAAACTTTACATGTTATAGCCCTGAAAGTGGCTTCAATAAAGTTGCCCTTGGAAGTAATAAACTTGATATTATGAATCTTGAACTTTAAACTTGAATGCCAGTGATAtgttaagcaaatacagtagagacaatacgcgacactctgtgagatatcgagggatagcgattacagctctatctagcggagtgatccgagagttactgattctgtcataagagtacgtgtatttgtttgtgaagttttgggggttatttatgcatttgcattaagttgacataagtaaatagtagcgtgtgtcattcctttatatctcctgtcaacatgagtggaaagatatgtgctgcatttggctgcaataactatgaagtgcagaaggatccgtggtctttcttccgtttccctcgtgacaagaaaatgtaaataaatactgtgtgtgcatatatattcttccagttaaaaatatatttttatagaaggcctacttcctaaacttctgacctttgcaacccatattttaactggcttaaaatataagaagcttattttattgtatagtgcaacagttaaccttgaataccaatgtgttgttgtaggtgtgatctgtgggttttgatttaattcaggaaaatacatatgcatgtggctggttgtgttccaagttaccccatttggaatgccgtaatgcattaTCAAGCACcaaagaaaatatgggtgatttaagaaatgtgatgatgatgccaattgtctttatcctaatgtaatggcaagtattgtttatagggaaaatttgaatgtgtttgcggctaaatttatagattttctttctgttagtaggcttcaagttaaaaggaaaattgtccagcccttaaatgtaaattcattgaatcatgtgtgtaaggaatgtgccaatatttttattgacaagtgtcctaatgtgatgtacaatgctgcagtcccttaagtgcggccagggtatccagtaatcaggagatagtgggttcgagccccactgtcgccggccttgaagatggttttccatggtttcccattttcacaccaggcaaatgccggggctgtaccttaataaaggccacggccgcttccttccaattcctaggccttttctctcccatcgttgccataagacatatctgtgtcggtgcgacgtaaagcaaaaaagacaaatctagccgtgaaagttcaggcaggtatgctaaagctaaaaaagtaatccATAAATGAACGATCAAGCCCTTtcgcagcagtccatttcacatcttgattatatgtctaatttcagtttttaaataataacctgttaaataattcattcaagtatccagaattgctttagaaactttgaagttaatattttagcaacactttctttctagacgtaatttatttattcatttccgtaTAAATATTTCCAgaggtatttgaatttagcgcgaattttcaggtcacgccactagagaattgtctcccattttaacaaggctaactccggaagtgtcgcgtattgtctctactgtatttgtgttaAGGTCCCTTCTTCAagatgaacatcattcagtttttgcattattaattaattattaatcataGTAACTTATACCCATGCATTtgatttttaaaggttataggtccTCAGATATATACCGGTACTTTACACACTGCTTGTCAGTTATTTGAGCAAACACTGAATGTTAAAAACTAAAGCCTCAAAAAGGTTCATATTTTACAATTAAGAGACAAATTCAAAATGTTTCAAATACAGCAATGGCAAATAATTGGAAAAATACACATAACGCGAATTCCTGTCTAAATCACCACCATAAAATAATGTCAGTAATTACGACCTCGGGGAATTATAAATATTTCAGCAACGTCCTAGATTAGCAAGACATTAGTACCGTATCTTCGCGCCAAATAGAACTGTTAGTTGATCACTGTTACTCTGTGACTCTTTAAACTGTTCTCCAATGAAGAAAGTATTCATCCAATTATGAAAGCTCCAATAGACAGTAGGATAGTCCTTCCTTCACTTCAGACAAAAGACCTACGATATCGTACGTAAGACAAACTATCACGCCACCAGCACTTTTCTAATTATACAGGTGTTGATGAATTACCACATTTAGAAGGGCTTGATTCTGAAATGAAGAGCTATGAGTGATAAAACCAAACACTTTAAATCTTGTACCAAATAGTAAAAACACCTTAGTCCATCAGGATCACGTGATTCGTTAACATCCAGTAAAGACCCCACTTTTGAAGTTGTGAAGGAAATGTGTTCTTCTCCAACCACGATCTCCAACTCTTGCCTTCCAACTCGATCAGGCTGAGGCCATAAATCGTCATCTTCTTGCATTATTTCAGATTCAACGATTATTCGCCTTAACTCGTCCATTACACTTTTGTGCACGTAAACTTCTTTCCGAATCATGGTATCATTTTTATAATTTGAGTTGTTGGCATAACGGAACTTTCCATCAGGTCTAAATTCAAACTCCAAAAATTCATGTCCGAACCTTCCTCTATGGCCGATATAATATCGAAGATAGAAATCGACCGACATGGCACAGAAAACCACCTGCTgcagaagaaagaaggataaaTTAATGCGTTCCGAATTCAACTTCGAAGGGAACTATTACGACGCACATCAGTCAACCAAACCAACAAAGAACACCAAAACAGACAGTAGATTCAAAGAATGATTCAGGAGCTATTATTGAAATGAGCGCTCCATTATTATAGAACGAGAGAATTTGAATCCGTTTGTTGCCAGATGAGAAAATTTGTATCGAATCCAGAGCAGCCAACATACTGCTTTAGTTAACAAATTTCCTAAATATGAGGCATCTTATGACTCTTACCGACCTCCACCACGATATGGGTGgtggaagtacaactaagcagccATCCTCTCATTTAATAGCGCGTTGTTTTGTTTCCACGTAGACCTCGGCTGAGGCGCAATATTCACAGGAAAAGACGTACCGGTATCGTAGCGTGAACGTGACGTGAGCAAAGCATGCAGAAAAGTCTAAAACCCGAGCGGCACTTCGTAATGTCTTCTTCAAACAACTCGCAATATTCTAAGACAGGGAGAGTGTTGGGTGCACCCTTTGTGGTTGACAAAGGAAGTATGAAATTGTATTGTCGACGTTTAGTTTCCTTGCGATCGTTTTCCATGCTTTGTCCTGCACGCTTCTATTACAATAACCTGAGCGACTGCAGTCATAATAATGTTGGATACTTTTCGATCTCTTCACAAAATTGAACATTAAATTCCAAATCGTCACGCATTTTTGTTCTCTTTTACAGCTTGAACTCCACTGTTCACTGAAGTCATACGCAGTGGCGTACCCGCGACCCTTCACAGCTATGTGCGTTGATACATTTTTAAAGGGTAcatacctctgcacatggttatgtgggtatttaggggttgtagtaagaatgtaaaggagagggcatgtaagtctcttgtaagaccccaactagagtatggtttcagtgtatgggaccctcaccaggattacttgattcaaaaactggaaaaaatccaaagaaaagcagctcgatttgttctgggtggtttccgacaagagagtagtgttacaaaaatgttgcaaagtttgggttgggaagatttgggagaaaggagacgagctgcttgattggtggtatgttccgagctgtcagtggagagatggcgtgggaggacatcagtagacgaatacgtttgagtggtgtctttaaaagtaggaaagatcacaatatgaagataaagttggaattcaagaggacaaattggggcaaatattcgtttataggaaggggagttagggattggaataacttaccaagggaaatgttcaataattttccaatttctttgcgatcatctaaaaacaggctaggaaaacaacacatggggaatctgccacctgggcgactgctctaaatgcagatcagcaggattgattgattgactagaaAAAGAGCCACGTCTTCTCTATGTGAATTGCGGCTGAGTGGAACTCGATCGAGATAAAAGTTCCTGCcctggcgggaaatcgaacccgaggcctccaaaTAAGAAGCAGACTTGATACCCCAGGACAGCGGTGCCGGTAGACAACGAAGAACTGTTAAGAATTTCTTAAGCGCTCTTTCAAAATATTGTGTGTAAGGAAGTCTCATAATTATATTACATTTGTTTTATTGGTGATCAGTCAtacacagccaacggccgtagcctttTAGAAACACGGGATCccgagagatctccgaagttaagcaaaattgggcgtggtgaagatttggatgagttgccacgcgccgttgatggaggtaagggaatggaggagcggaaaggaactggccaccctaccgcacgtaaactccggctcaggcacacctctacggaggttcgaacctgccttcgggcaggacacaaataacagagaaataatttTCTTACAATAAACAAAACTGAAAACGATTGATGCAATATTCGAACCTTTCAACGACAGGGCGACGGCGATGACCACTACAGATAAAGACGGCGGGTCTAATaaatttgctgggctgagtggctcagacggttgaggcgctggccttttgaacccaacttggcaggttctatcctggctcagcccgtggtatttgaaggtgctcacatacgtcagccgcatgtcagtagatttactggcacgtaaaataactccagcgggactaaatttcggcacctcggcgtctccgaaaaccgtaaaagtagttagtgagacgtaaagcaaataacattattatctaacgAAATGATCTTACTTAATTGTGCGGATCCTCCAGTTTAAGCGCATTTAGTACTCTATACTTGACCGATTAATTAATAGCCTATAAGCGGCATAGCTATCCGAAGATAAATTCAATATAGATGTTAGGTCACGATTTTTAATACGCACATTATCTTGctgggagtccgactcgttggctgaatggtcagctaagccttcggttcacagggtcccgggttcgattcccggccgggtcgtagattttaaccttaattggttaattccaatgacccgggggctgggtgtttgtgctgtcctcgacatccctgcaactcacacaccacacataacactatcctccaccacaataacacgcagttacctacacatggcagattccgcccaccctcatcggagggtctgccttacaagggctgcactcagataggaatagccacacgaaattattatcttgcTGGGCAAATTATGACATTCATTCGTACTCCACGAGACAGAAATACGATATTCACCAAGAAAAATGTAATACCGCTATATTTGAGAAAAGCGTATACTTTCCAGGAACTATGCTATCCAACCATttacctcctgcctgtcgtaagaggcgactaaaagggccctcagggtctctaaactttggagcgtgggctggcgaccgcggggccctcagctgagtcctggcgttgcttccacttacttgcgccaggctcctcactttcatctatcctatccgacctctcttggtcaattcttattcttttcagaccccgacggtattacgtacggaggcctagggagtctttcattttcatgcccttcgtggcccttgtcttccattggccgataccttcatttttcgaagtgtcggactccttccattttttctctctgattagttttatatagaggatggttgcccaattgtacttcctcttaaaacaataatcaccaccaccaccaccaccaccacctgatataaAATAAAGAGTTGTGTGTGCACGTTGCTCAGAAGAGGGGCCTTttgagggatgggaatattggagggggtagacaaagaagagggaaggaaacggccgtggccttaacttcggtaccatcccggcatttgcctggaggagaagtgggaaaccacttcgaggatggctgaagagggaatcgaacccccaaccccctctactcagttgaccccctccccattccagccctcgtaccactttttaaatttcgtggcagagccgggaatcgaactcgggcctccgggggtggcagctaatcacgctaaccactacactacagaggcagacagAAACTAAAGTTATTGCTTTTATTTAGTGAAAGAGTACgtgaattttaaaatgtataattgTCTATTGATGTAATTCTGATGTTTCCTGTAACCTCTGTGATATGGCTAAAAGTGCTCAAGTTGTGATGTCATGCATGACCTCCAGCTCTTTGTTCAGGAGTTGGAGTATTTcattgttacgtattctgtcaactcatgatattctgagcaagcttcggtagcaccacatctcaaaggatcgaagttttgtggtggtgttctctgttagggtccatgTCTCGGCACTATaaagtaagaaagaaaatacataacaccgaagtaaacggagattgatcttaaaaaTCCCTGTTAAAGGGACGTtttctcattctcttgaatgcagtccttacCTGTTCAATCCGGGACCAATTTCAACAACATTGTActagctgtgatcaagtacgctgcggACATTCATTTTTAATAGAAATTGAAAAGTTCGGCGCAAAACCTCTCTCTTGGGATACATGTCTGCACGCTAATTTTGATTATCGTAATATACGAGTACGGTAACTAGTTCTATTATACGTACCCTTACTTTAATAAATTCGGGTTTGTTCAGAAATGATCTGAACAAGTTGTATTTTTTGTTCAAGCGTTCGAGACCAAATTTCTTAAATAATGTACGCCAAATTTTAAGCAGTTTTTTGACAAAATTTCCATAATGGACAAACACAACGAAACAAATTAAATCATAATTTTGATTTACCATAATTTTGTTCATTACTTTATTTTCAGAATGTctttaaattacaatatttacaacacgtagcaatgatttctcagtaattaaattgaacctcgtaaagctaacaaagaCATAGTTTATAGTTCTGGAACCtttaaattaaactgcttccaaaatttcacaatgaatcgaggaatagtccctcCAGCTCTTATAATTAATCCTATCATTTGAATgtccttcaatccaaatttatcGTTATAATTATGGTCGGTTCATAGATAAGCTTATTTCCCTATCAATGTCTTCTGGCCGGTCGGTGGCAATTTTAAAACGAACTGTGGGGTTTGATTCTTTGTAAGCCGTGATGTCAATACCGTtgtatggtgattcgtccgtcggatgaggaggTTAAAGTGTTGTTTTCACGGGGCTAGTTTACGAGCTGCAAGTTCTAACGGCTTGTGATCCGTAATAGATACCAGGCCCTCTGACATCGAAGAAGCACTCCGAGAATTGGACTTCTGTCTTACGGCTGTGGTACAGTTAACTAAATCGTACCCAGTCCAAGAGGAAAATGGAAGTGGCAATACGGTAAGGATAAGACAACCTATACCACTGTTTGAAGCCCGTCTCACCAATACTCCTAACTCTAAAGAAATCTTCAATTTAAACTCCATTCTGGACCACTATATTGAAGTGGAGAGATATAGAAACCCTTCAGGCACCTGTCAATGCAAGCGCTGCCAGCTTCCAGGTCACACTCAACGGAACTGTAACCCAACTCCAAGATGCGTTTAATGCACGGGAAAGCACCCAACTGAATCATGTACCATTACTGATTGGAATAAATTTCAGTGCTGTAATTGAGGGGGAAATCGTACATCCAGCTATAAAGGCTGCAAAACCCTTGTTGCAGCTAAGACTCAAAGCCAGTCGGGTCTAAGAAAGAGGAGAACAAGATAAAGCAAAGACATTTATGATAGCCAGAACAAACAACAAACTGTCAAAAATCTGAAGCAAAAACAGCAAACATCAGGCATAAATGATTAACAATTCCCGGATCTCCCTTCGACAGAACACGAAGGAGAAACAACCTCTGATCACTCAGAATTATTACCAGTAACACAAACATATCAGATACCTCCAATAATTAACAAAGACTTTCAGCTTTCTGACGGAGAGGAAGAAGCTCGACAGTAACTGTATAATCTGCCACTACGTGAACAAATTCGAGAACTCCTCTGGAATGCGGATAGCATAACCTCCCGAAAAGTTGAATTCTACCAGATATTAACAGAGCAAGTGGTATTCCTACAAGAGACTGGCCAGAAGAAAAACACAAATTCAAAAATCCTGGATAGAAACTTTACCGTGACGGCAGACACGGGGACAAAATCAAAGGTGGCATCGCTGCACTAGTTAAACAATATATAGGACATGAACGCATATTTGTACCAAACGTCAGCACATTGGAAACCACCGCGGTAAAGATTTACACTCAAACTGGGCAAATACTACTAATTTCCACCTACAAATCGCCAGGCAAAAAACTACTGCACTCAGATCTGGACCTCCTCATGGGCTACAATATACCGACAATAGTAGCTAGAGATTTAAATGCAAAGCATCCATGTTGGAACTTCAGCGTAACAAACACAGCGGGGCACCAACACCTCCGCTACTGCAATAAAAACCACATAGTTGCAATTGGACCCATCGAGCCCCCATACATCCCTAGGAATCCTCGGCATAACCCAGATGTATTGGACATCGCCGTAACCAAAGATGTAAACCTCCATATTGATCTCCAAACTATTATTGCCACAGATTCTGACCATAATCCTGTATTAATGACTGTTGGTACCcattttcaaaatttcaaatcTACCGCCATTGACATCAAAAATACAGACTGGACCACCTTTAGAAACATCCTGAATCAATATTACAGAGAAAAACTACAACTTCTTCTCCGCAAAGAAAAATTGACAAAGCTATAGCAAAACTAGAAGTCAGCATCAAAACAGCTGCCAAATTCTCCAAGGAAGCACAACCAAAAGATATGCGCAGAGGTCTTCCAGTTGAAATTTTAAACTTAAAGCTAAACGAGTTGCAAGAGAAAAGTGGCAAAAATATAGACTACTCCGACTTAAAACTGGACATAACTCGCTAAGTAAACAATACACTGAAGTTATAACGCCCATTCAAATAAAGAATGGGACAATAAGTTGCAATCACTATCAACCAAGGACCACAGCCTATGGCACATGACCAGAGCCCTTAGACCACTAGAACAGCATCCCCATACTACGTAAAGATAATACAATGGCAAAATATGGCATTGAAAAGGCTGAATTATTGGCGCAAGGCCTTGGGGATCGTTTCACACCTAACGCTAGTCCCAACAATCCTGATTTTACCCTTCAAGTTGAAGAGGAAGTTAAATGATATAGAACTTCAGCGCTGCAAGGCATACCAAAGCAAACTTTTGTCAGAGAAGTCAGAAAGATAATTAAACCCCTCAGAAATCAAAAATCCTCTGGCCCGGATGGGGCCCCTAACAAAATACTTAACAGAATTCCCTCTGAGTGCCACAGAGTATCTGGTAGAAATATACAACGCAGCATTAAAACTCGGCTGCTTCTCCGATAAATCGAAAACAGCTAAATCATTGTTATATACAAACCCATCAAAAGCTCGTCAAACCCCCCAAATTATCGCCCAATTAGCCTTCTTGATAGTCTCGGCAAAATCCTTGAAACATTGATACATTTCCGACTACTTGAAACAGCCAGCATCAAAAACGCTATTCCAAATGCGTCATTTTGGGTTCCGACAACATCACTCTACCATCTAACAACTCATTCGAGTTATTAACATTATCACTCAATCTCTAAATCACCATCGTGCAAGACCAGTCATCTACCTCGACATTGCTGAAACTTTCGACAGAGGATGGATAGACGGTTTATTAGTCAAGTTAAAGAAAACTTTCAAAGTACATGTGGCCGTAAGCAAAATTCAAAAAGCAATAGATAACTTAGTAATCTGGTTTGGAAAATGCAGAATTAAAGTAAACCCGCGAAAAACTACAGCACTATTCCATAGTATTAGATGGAACCACAAGCCAACAAGTTTCATTAATATATACAATACACAAATCCCCTGGTCTCCTGAAGCTAAATACCTAGGTGTCATCCTTGATAGGCGACTTAAATTTCGCAGTCATATTGAATACATACCTAACATCGCCAGAAAAGCTACACACAGTATATTTTGTCTAGTATCCTGTACATCTAAATTATCGGTACCAAACAAACTAATACTCTTCAAAGCCTTGATAACAACTACCATGCTGTATGTCGCCCCTGCTTGGGGAGTTGCACAAGATTGCTATCAATAGATTACAACTGCATCAAAACAAACTTCGTCTAATGAATGATAACGCCCCCTTCCATATTTGAAACATGGATATCCGGAATAAATATCAAGATAAgactattaaggaagaaataatctCTCAAGTCAAACGCTTTTATGAGAAAgcaactgttgttgtttgagtcatcagtccatagactggtttgatgcagccctccatgccaccctatcctgtgctaaccttttcatttctacgtaactattgcatcctacatctgctctaatctgcttgtcatattcataccttggcctacccctaccgttcttaccacctacacttcctttgaaaaccaactgaacaagtcctgggtgtcttaagatgtgtcctatcattctatctcttcttctcgtcaaatatagccaaatcgatttcctctcaccaattcgattcattatctcttcattcgtgattcgatctatccatctcaccttcagcattcttctgtaacaccacatttcaaaagcttctattctctttctttctgagctagttatcgtccatgtttcacttccatacaatgccacgctccacacgaaagtcttcaaaaacatctttctaattccgatatcaatatttgaagtgagcaaatttcttttcttaagaaagctcttccttgcttgtgctagtctgcattttatgtcctccttacgtctgccatcgttagttattttactacccaagtaacaatattcatctacttcctttaagacttcatttcctaatctaatatttcctgcatcacctgccttcgttcgactgcactccattacttttgttttggacttattttcatcttgtactccttacccaagacttcatccataccattcagcaacttcccgagatcttctgcagtcttagataaaataacaatattatcggcaaatctcaaggttttgatttcttctccttggactgtgattcccttttcaaatttctctttgatgtcctttactgcctgttctatgtaaacattgaaaaggagaggggacaaactgcagccttgcctcactcctttctggattgctgcttctttttcaaagccctcgattcttatcactgcagactgatttttatacagattgtagataattcttcgttctcggtatctaatccctatcatcttcagaatcataaatagcttggtccaatcaacattatcgaatgccttttctagatctacgaatgccatgtacgtgggcttgtccttcttgattcgatcctctatgatcagaagAAAGCAACTAAAACTCCTAATTAAAGAAATACACGATATGGACGAAAACGTGtattttaagaaaaaaattattcAAAGACTAATTCTACAATACCTAGACCTCTAGTAAGGTTAATAGATCATGGACACAAAGCAAACCTGCATAGCACGAATAATGTGTAAAAAGTTGTATATAATACTGTATAATTACATCCTACATATATGAAACTTGACGATGTACATAACTGTATAACTCCTAGCAATTATTATAAAACCTAAATATCAATACTGTTCCCTGAACTAAAGGTcaattaataatacattttaaaattcataTGCAAATCGCGTAAGAAATCCCTAATAGGCAAGGGTAATTCACTCGTGACTGCAAGTTTCACTCATTCAGTGCAATTCGCCGCAATTCTAACGCTCCAACACCACCTCAAAGCCAAATACTCTCTAGCCCAACTGCCTCACAACTAAGTATGAAGGGTTGCTTAGTCCCAGGGGCTAATGCAACTGACAAGTCAAATTCTCTAGAAGATATAGGCAACATATTTCACACACCGCAGAAACTGGTAGCCTAATGTACATGTAGCACTAGGAATGAAGTGATATACTGACACTATATTAATATATAGCACAAATTACACATAGTCAAGCTGAAAACAACCCACATGCACCAAGCAATAAACCTTTT is a genomic window of Anabrus simplex isolate iqAnaSimp1 chromosome 14, ASM4041472v1, whole genome shotgun sequence containing:
- the LOC136885320 gene encoding protein mago nashi-like, whose product is MSVDFYLRYYIGHRGRFGHEFLEFEFRPDGKFRYANNSNYKNDTMIRKEVYVHKSVMDELRRIIVESEIMQEDDDLWPQPDRVGRQELEIVVGEEHISFTTSKVGSLLDVNESRDPDGLRCFYYLVQDLKCLVLSLIALHFRIKPF